Proteins encoded by one window of Myxococcus guangdongensis:
- a CDS encoding AmpG family muropeptide MFS transporter: MREQGGKSGEKRPGTWASLARAMASWRTASVTLLSFSSGLPLGLVWIAIPDWLRSIGVDIRVVGLITLAQAPWSFKFIWSPLMDRYVPPFWGRRRGWMAVAQVALFATTLALAGLGEHPEAAWVVGALAMAVAFASATQDIAIDAYAVEVLRKEEQGVAVGARVALYRAAMFIAGSAAITLAGRVSWKWVVIGLATLYLPMLIITRFAPEPEERLTPPKSLKDAVWYPFVGFLSRHRALEILAFVFLYKLADNLGGTLLRPFLVDMGYSDLHRGVALGTIGLFGTILGTLVGGAWTTVLGLGRALWVFGVIQIVSNIGYVLVARAGGPNVWLMYSAIGFEQVTQGLGTGAFSVLLMRLTQKRFSATQFALLSSLFSIPRVVAGPIAGFLVYSIGWEPFFWFTMVGGIPGLLLLARFVPLGVRDPDFDVQSRPTTRAVSRPMMVGSAALAAVVGMGLGLVTTALLTAVQNLRKTPQAGFDFATPFGALFQPSGVTDWVTLASIIVFGLTVGLLTAAVLAARSGAFYLPEQEAPTSPSGAPSP; encoded by the coding sequence GGGACGTGGGCCAGCCTGGCCCGGGCCATGGCCTCCTGGAGGACGGCCTCCGTCACCCTGCTCTCGTTCTCCTCGGGTCTGCCGCTGGGCCTGGTGTGGATCGCCATCCCCGACTGGCTGCGCAGCATCGGCGTGGACATCCGCGTGGTGGGCCTCATCACGCTGGCGCAGGCCCCCTGGTCCTTCAAGTTCATCTGGTCCCCGCTGATGGACCGCTACGTGCCGCCCTTCTGGGGACGGCGCCGGGGCTGGATGGCGGTGGCGCAGGTGGCGCTGTTCGCCACGACCCTGGCGCTCGCGGGGCTGGGGGAACATCCCGAGGCTGCGTGGGTGGTGGGCGCGCTGGCCATGGCGGTGGCCTTCGCGTCCGCGACGCAGGACATCGCCATCGACGCGTACGCGGTGGAGGTGCTGCGCAAGGAGGAGCAGGGCGTGGCGGTGGGCGCGCGCGTGGCGCTGTATCGCGCGGCCATGTTCATCGCGGGCTCGGCGGCGATCACCCTCGCGGGCCGCGTGTCGTGGAAGTGGGTGGTCATCGGGCTGGCGACGCTGTACCTGCCCATGCTCATCATCACCCGCTTCGCGCCGGAGCCCGAGGAGCGGCTCACCCCGCCCAAGTCCCTCAAGGACGCTGTCTGGTATCCGTTCGTGGGCTTCCTGTCGCGGCACCGCGCGCTCGAAATCCTCGCCTTCGTCTTCCTCTACAAGCTGGCCGACAACCTCGGCGGCACGCTGCTCCGCCCGTTCCTGGTGGACATGGGGTACAGCGACTTGCACCGCGGCGTGGCGCTCGGGACGATTGGCCTGTTCGGCACCATCCTGGGCACGCTGGTGGGCGGCGCGTGGACGACGGTGCTGGGGCTGGGCCGCGCGCTCTGGGTGTTCGGCGTCATCCAGATTGTGTCCAACATCGGCTACGTGCTCGTCGCCCGGGCGGGTGGGCCCAACGTGTGGCTGATGTACAGCGCCATCGGCTTCGAGCAGGTGACGCAGGGCCTGGGCACGGGCGCCTTCTCCGTGCTGCTGATGCGGCTGACACAGAAGCGCTTCTCGGCCACGCAGTTCGCGCTGCTCTCCAGCCTGTTCTCCATTCCGCGCGTGGTGGCGGGGCCCATCGCCGGCTTCCTCGTGTACTCCATCGGCTGGGAGCCCTTCTTCTGGTTCACCATGGTGGGCGGCATCCCCGGCCTGCTCCTGCTCGCGCGCTTCGTGCCGCTGGGCGTGAGGGACCCGGACTTCGACGTGCAGAGCCGCCCCACCACGCGCGCCGTGAGCCGGCCGATGATGGTGGGCAGCGCGGCGCTCGCGGCCGTGGTGGGCATGGGCCTGGGGCTGGTGACGACGGCGCTGCTCACCGCGGTGCAGAACCTGCGCAAGACGCCGCAGGCGGGCTTCGACTTCGCCACGCCCTTCGGCGCGCTGTTCCAGCCCTCGGGCGTCACCGACTGGGTGACGCTGGCGAGCATCATCGTCTTCGGGTTGACGGTGGGCCTGCTCACCGCCGCCGTGCTCGCCGCGCGCTCCGGGGCCTTCTACCTGCCCGAACAGGAGGCGCCGACCTCCCCCTCCGGCGCGCCCAGCCCGTAG